The DNA window TGACTGCGACGCCGAGCGAGACGACGTACAGCACGAACAGGAAGGTCACGAGGCCCCCGGCTGACCGGCCCCACATCGCCACCAGCACGCCACATGCGGTCGCGGTCGCCGTGTTCACCGCGACGTAGAACCGGGCCAGCCACCGCCCCAGCCGGTACGCCCAGGCGCGGTCGCCGCGCAGTCCCACGCAGGCGACGCCCGTCGCGATGGCGCACAGAAACGAGGCGACGGCGTCGCCGACGCTGATCGCCGTGGCGACGGTGTGTCCGGCCGCGTCAAAGAGCAGCAGGTCGACGGGCCCGAGGAGCGGACCGAGGCTGAAGAGGGTGAGCAGCCACAGGATGCCACGAAGCAGCACCGATCCGACCAGTCCGATCAGCAACCAGGTGCCGGCCCAGGCATTCTTGAACACGTTCAAACTCTGCCCTGTCCTTGTTCGGCGAGCAAGGCACGGACCGGCCATGATGGCGTCTGGTCCTCGTGGGGCGGCAGAAACGGTGGAGACAAACCGAAGGCCCCCGGCGGATCGCCGAGGGCCTTCGAAGGTGTACGGGGTCAGCCGCGCCTGGTCATCTCCACGAAGCGCGTCCAGGCGGCCGGGTCGAAGGTGAGCACCGGCCCGGTCGGGTCCTTGGAGTCCCGGACGCCGACGACGCCCGCGAGATTGTCCGCGACCTCGACACAGTCACCGCCGTTGCCGCCGCTCTTGGTGCTCTTGCGCCACCGGGCACCGATCAGGTCCATGCTGTAGCCGCTTCTTTCAGGAGGTCCAGGGACCGCCCGCGGGGAAGAGCCTCGCCCCGGATGCGTTCCCACCGGCGCTCCAGCGTAGCAATCTCGGTTGCCTGGTCGATGATCTGCGCACGGGCCTGGCTGTCGACGTGCGCCACCCGCGTGCCGTCCCGCAACTCCGCGAGGGTGAACGGCTCGTCGAGCCCGGGGTACGTCGGCGTGTCCCGCGGCACGATATGGAGTTGGACGCTGGGCAACTCGGCGCAGGCGATGAGATGGGCCAGTTGCGCGGCCATCAGCCGGCGGTCGCCGGCCGCGGGGCGGCGCAGGACCTGCTCGTCGACCACCGCGACGAAGAGCGGTCCGCGCTCCCGGGTCAGGATCGCCTGCCGGTCCAGCCGCGCCGCGACCAGATCCGCCACCTCGGCCGGCGTGAGCGGCTGACCGAGGAACGTGGCGCGGGCATACGCCTCGGTCTGGAGCAGCCCCGGCACCCAGGAGAGTTGGAACGCGCGCAGTGCGACCGCCTCGCGCTCGATGTCGACCCAGGGCCGGAACCACACGGGCTCGCGGCGCTTGACCACGTCCGGCCAGAGTGCGTCGACAGGCCGGCCGAGGAGGTTTGCGACGGTGGCGCGGTGCCGCCCCTGAGGAATGTGGCCGGGGTTTGCCCACCGTGCGACGGTCTTCGGATGCACACCGAGCTGACCAGCCAGGCTCTCGGCCGTGTGGCCCGCCTCGGCCAGTGCCGCGACAAACGCGTGGTTCATGCCCGTCCCCTCAGGAACAAAACAACCGTCCGAAGGAGATTACATAACGCTGTGTGATTGTCCGGCAACCCTCGGAAGGCTGCTGTGCAGACGACGCCGAGGAGGGACGCCGATGCCCGAGAACAAGCCGAACCGACAAGCGATCCGTCGCCGGCCCGCCCGATCGTGCCCGGCCCGATCGGGCCGCTCGTTCCTCCGTACCGTGGCCCCGGCAGGGTGACCAACGGCGTGCCCGAAACGCGCTGGCGGACCCGCGGGGGCCCGCCCGTCGCGCACACCGCCACCGGCCCGTCCTGGCGGTGCGACGCCTGCGGTCGGGACTGGCCCTGCCCGGCGCTGCGCGCGATCCCGACGGACGCCGCCCGGCGCGCGACCCTGATCCCGGAGTTCTCCCGGATCACCCGCCGCGCGATCCGGGACCTTCGCGGCCGGCCCGGCGGGCCGGACCCGGTCGCCATCGTCCGCCGCTTCCTCTGGTTCCTGCCCCTCACCGACGAGGAGGCGCGCGCGGTCGCGCTGAGGCTGCGATGAGCGGCGGGACGGGGCCGTGGCCCGGTGACGAGGTGTGCGCCTCCTAGCCACCCATCGGCGGTGCGGGTTCGACCATCGCCGCGATGAGCGCGCTCACCGGTGCGGTGGCGAAGCCGACCCGGGCGTCGCTCGCCCCGTACGGCAACCACAGCTCGCCGGCGTGCACGAGCCCGCCGCAGGAGTAGACGACGTTCGGCACGTACCCGTCGCGTTCGGCCTCGTCGGGTGCCAGGAGCGCGCCGGGAAGCTCGGCGATCACCCGTTCCGGTCGGTGCAGGTCGAGCAGGAGCGCGCCGATGGCGTACCGGCGCATCGGGCCGACGCCGTGGGTGAGCACCAGCCACCCGGCGTCGGTCTCGATGGGAGAGCCGCAGTTGCCGACCTGGACCAGTTCCCAGCTGTGTCTCGGGGTGCGCAGGGGCACCGGGACCTGCCACCGGTTCGCGCTGTCCAGGCGGGTCAGGCCGATGGTCTCGCCGTCGGAGCGGCAGAGGGCGAGGTGGTGCCCGCCGACGGTACGGGGGAACAGCGCGACGCCCTTGTTGCGGGCGCCCGGTCCCCGCATCGGCGTGATCTGGAAGCGGCGCAGGTCGCGGCTGGCCAGCGCGCGGGAGGCGATGTGCCGTCCGTCGTAGGCGGTGTAGGTGGCCCGGTACACCGGGCCGGACTCGTCGACGAACCGGACGAACCGGGCGTCCTCCATGCCGTTCCTCTCGGCCGGGATGGCCGGCCAGAGCACCCGTTGATGCAGGTCGCTGTCGGCGGGGAAGGCGGTGGCGTAGCTGGCGGCGTTGGTGCGGCGCAGGTGTTCGAGGGTGCTCAACCCGGTGCTGCGGGAGAGCAGGTCCGGTGGCAGGCTGCCGAGCACCCGCTCGAAGGTGGCCTCGTCGTACCGTTCGGGCAGGACGTCCAGCACGGTGGCGGCGACCTCGTTGTCGCAGTCGATCTCGGCCAGGCCGGCGGCGAGCAGGTCCCGGCGGTGCCGGACGCCGACCCGACGACCGACCACCGGGGGGCCGGAGCGGTCGGCGACGGCGAGCCGGCGCCCGGGGCCGAGGACCGCGGTGGCGAAGCCGATGGAGGACAGGTGCCCCTCGCCGATCTGACGCAGGCTCACCGCGACGCGCAGCTGTCCGGGTTCCAGACCGGTCTGGTCGGGATGGGCCACCATCGACGGATTGCACAGCGCGGCGGCCTCGACCGCGTACTCGTGGCTGAAGTAGGCGCCGACCAGGAGACGGGTGGTGGGGGACAGGTCCCGGGCGGGGTCCGCCCGGTGCCGCACGAGGTCGTAGTGGTGCTGGAAGGTGCTGTCCAGGTCCCGGTGCCGGCCACCGAAGCGGTCGAAGGTGTCCCGCAGCAGCCGGCCGGTCTCCTCGTCGTCGAGGTGCGCCACGCGGTCGATGAGCGCGTGCGCGCGAGTGCGCACCAGGGCGGCGTCCTCTCCGGGGACGAAGAGCTTGACGATGACCCGGCGTGGATCCGGGGCGAGGGTGAGGTCCTGCCGGACGGCCAGGGCCTGGCTCACGACCACCGCCGGGCATGCTGCAGCGTGGAGATGAGCGCGAGGGTCGACTCGGCGCCCTGGTTGAGGTTGGGTCCGTGCGGGGTCAGGCCGTCGTAGCCGCCACCGGTCGCCGGATCCCACATCGGGGTACCCACGTCGTTGTCGCCGAGGAACCACCCGACCGCCTGACGCACCCCGACGTCCCAGACGGGGTCGCCGGTCACCGTGGCGGCCGTCGCGCAGGCGTCGGCGAGGGCGGCGACCTCGATCGGCTGCTGGTCGTGGCGCAGCCGCACCGCGCCACGTCGCCACCCGCCGGCCGGTACGACCGACAGCCGCCCGTCGAGGAGTTGGACGTGGCGCAGCCAGGCGAGCATCCGCAGACCGGTGCCGAGCAGTGGGCCGTCGTCACCCAGCTGACCGGCGGCAATGACGACCTCCGCCAGGGCGCCGTTCGCGTAGGTCAGGCGCTGTTGCGGCCAGGTCCACCGCGGGTTCGGATCGGGGATGCCGACGGCCTCGGCGGCGTCGGCGAGCAGCGCGGCCGCGGCGGCGTGCCCCGGGTGCCGGCGCAGCACCTCGGCGGCGCCGAGCCCGGCGAAGGCCATCGCGTGCGGCGCCGGGGAGCGCCGCGCGGCACCCGCGCCGAAGGCGACCAGCGCCTCCTCCCGGATCCAGGGTGCGGGACTGCGGCCGGCGGCGGTGCCCAGGCCCCACAGTGCCCGGCCCCACCAGTCACCGAGCCCGGGCCGGTCGGCCCAGCGCCGGTCGTGGCCGAGCCTGTTGTGGAAGGCGCCGCGGTCGTCCTGCGCGTGGGTCAGGAAGGCGAGGTAGCGCTCCGCGAGCCGGAGCACCGCCTCGGTCGGCTCCGGTTCCCGGCTCGTGACGACCAGGCCACGAGCGACGTCGTCGGTGCAGTAGCCGTGTTCCCGGCGGGCGATGGCGTGCCGGGCGTGCTCGAACAGGCCCGTGTCGTCGCTCAACCGGGCCAGGTGGGCGAAGCTCGGCAGCGGCGCGTTCCGGCGCGGACCGCTGGTCCGGCTGCCGGCCGTCCTGGTCGAACCGTCGGCGGTCGCGGTCACGCCGAGGCCACGCTGACCGCGGGCGAGCGGGCGGCGAGTAGCCGCCCCGCGAGGGCGTCGTAGCGGGCCGCCACCGCCGGCCAGTTCAGCTGCGCGGCCAGCGGCCGGACGTGGCCGGCCAACCGGGCGGCCAGACCTGGCTCGGTCAGGATCCGCCGGATCGCCGCGGCCAGGGCCGCCGGATCCTGATGAGGTACGACCAGACCGGGGCCGTCGGTGAGCAGTTCGACGGCGTGCGGGAACGGCGTGGCCACGACCGGAACCCCGGCGGCCACCGCCTCGATGAGAACGCCGGAGGTGACCTGTTCGCGGGAGTCGTACGGCAGCACGACCACGTCGGCGGAGCGGATCAGCGCGCTGAGCACCGACTGGTCGTGGTAGACCGCCTGGTAGTCCACGGCGTGCGCGACGCCCAGCTGCGCACCGAGCCGGTGCAGACCCGCCCGGTACGCCTCGCCCTGGTGCTCGATCACCTTCGGATGGGTCCGGCCCGCGACGGTGTAGGTGGGTGTGGGGTCGAGGTCCTGCAACCGGGCCAGCGCCCGCAGCGACCACTCGATGCCCTTGCCCGGGCCGAGCAGCCCCCAGGTGAGCAGGTGGGGGCGGGTGCGCCGCGGGACGGCCCCGCCGGCGTGGACGGCGGCACCGTGCGGGAT is part of the Micromonospora halotolerans genome and encodes:
- a CDS encoding DUF5753 domain-containing protein, which gives rise to MNHAFVAALAEAGHTAESLAGQLGVHPKTVARWANPGHIPQGRHRATVANLLGRPVDALWPDVVKRREPVWFRPWVDIEREAVALRAFQLSWVPGLLQTEAYARATFLGQPLTPAEVADLVAARLDRQAILTRERGPLFVAVVDEQVLRRPAAGDRRLMAAQLAHLIACAELPSVQLHIVPRDTPTYPGLDEPFTLAELRDGTRVAHVDSQARAQIIDQATEIATLERRWERIRGEALPRGRSLDLLKEAATAWT
- a CDS encoding glycosyltransferase is translated as MTATADGSTRTAGSRTSGPRRNAPLPSFAHLARLSDDTGLFEHARHAIARREHGYCTDDVARGLVVTSREPEPTEAVLRLAERYLAFLTHAQDDRGAFHNRLGHDRRWADRPGLGDWWGRALWGLGTAAGRSPAPWIREEALVAFGAGAARRSPAPHAMAFAGLGAAEVLRRHPGHAAAAALLADAAEAVGIPDPNPRWTWPQQRLTYANGALAEVVIAAGQLGDDGPLLGTGLRMLAWLRHVQLLDGRLSVVPAGGWRRGAVRLRHDQQPIEVAALADACATAATVTGDPVWDVGVRQAVGWFLGDNDVGTPMWDPATGGGYDGLTPHGPNLNQGAESTLALISTLQHARRWS
- a CDS encoding glycosyltransferase: MPHYGFLSTHPPTRCGLATFNSALAAHLTADGTRGGVVRVTDGSDGQRALPGVVHTWSARTPTGWRDAAAALNTFDVAIVQHEYGIYPGRDGEDVLPLLRRLAVPSIVVLHTVLRQPSARQKSLLEQIVAAAGAVVTMTDTARDRLLVGYTVDPAKVTVIPHGAAVHAGGAVPRRTRPHLLTWGLLGPGKGIEWSLRALARLQDLDPTPTYTVAGRTHPKVIEHQGEAYRAGLHRLGAQLGVAHAVDYQAVYHDQSVLSALIRSADVVVLPYDSREQVTSGVLIEAVAAGVPVVATPFPHAVELLTDGPGLVVPHQDPAALAAAIRRILTEPGLAARLAGHVRPLAAQLNWPAVAARYDALAGRLLAARSPAVSVASA
- a CDS encoding DUF397 domain-containing protein; amino-acid sequence: MDLIGARWRKSTKSGGNGGDCVEVADNLAGVVGVRDSKDPTGPVLTFDPAAWTRFVEMTRRG
- a CDS encoding glycoside hydrolase family 130 protein — protein: MVVSQALAVRQDLTLAPDPRRVIVKLFVPGEDAALVRTRAHALIDRVAHLDDEETGRLLRDTFDRFGGRHRDLDSTFQHHYDLVRHRADPARDLSPTTRLLVGAYFSHEYAVEAAALCNPSMVAHPDQTGLEPGQLRVAVSLRQIGEGHLSSIGFATAVLGPGRRLAVADRSGPPVVGRRVGVRHRRDLLAAGLAEIDCDNEVAATVLDVLPERYDEATFERVLGSLPPDLLSRSTGLSTLEHLRRTNAASYATAFPADSDLHQRVLWPAIPAERNGMEDARFVRFVDESGPVYRATYTAYDGRHIASRALASRDLRRFQITPMRGPGARNKGVALFPRTVGGHHLALCRSDGETIGLTRLDSANRWQVPVPLRTPRHSWELVQVGNCGSPIETDAGWLVLTHGVGPMRRYAIGALLLDLHRPERVIAELPGALLAPDEAERDGYVPNVVYSCGGLVHAGELWLPYGASDARVGFATAPVSALIAAMVEPAPPMGG